TATCGCCTTGTTTATGCTGTTCAGTCATATTGGTTCTTTAAATATCCCCGATATATTGGTGAGCAGTACCGAGATCTGGTCAAAGGGTGATACCGTGGTTACCTGTATCGCACTGCTGTTACTGGGAGGCGCGGTAGGAAAATCGGCGCAGCTACCGTTGCAGACATGGTTGCCGGATGCAATGGCAGGCCCTACTCCGGTGAGCGCCCTGATACATGCCGCTACGATGGTCACTGCGGGTGTATACCTGATAGCACGCATGCATACACTGTTTGAACTGGCGCCTGCTGCACAGCTTACTACAGCCATTATTGGCGCGTTGACCCTGGTGCTGGCGGGTTTCAGCGCACTGGTGCAAACGGATATCAAAAGAGTGCTGGCCTATTCTACCATCAGCCAGATCGGTTATATGTTTCTCGCACTTGGCTGTGGCGCATGGTCTGCTGCCGTATTCCATTTCGCCACTCATGCCTTCTTTAAAGCGCTGCTCTTCATGGGAGCGGGCGCTGTAATTGTGGCCCTGCATCACGAGCAGAATATGTTCAGGATGGGAGGCTTACGTAAACAATTGAAAGCGGTATACTGGGTGTTCCTTATCGGATCCGCATCGCTTGCTGCTATTCCATTTATAACGGCCGGTTTTTATAGTAAAGACCAGATCATCTGGTTGTCGTGGGCCGCTACAAACGGGCATGTTGGCTTATGGCTGGCAGCATTGCTGGGAACACTACTGACTGGTATGTACACCTTCCGTATGTTCTTCCTTGTTTTTTATGGAGACATAAAAACAACAGTACATCACTTACCCGGTAACAGTATGATGATTCCCCTGTATGTGCTGGCAGTGCTTTCTACCATTGCAGGCTTTATTGAGCTGCCACCGGCGTTGGGGCATGTGACACTTTTCAGCAGCTGGATGCAGCCGGTATTGCCGGCAGTAGCCATTTTGCATCACAGCACGGCCCTGGAATGGACGTCTATGGGATTATCAGCGCTGCTGGGGCTTAGCGGCATCGGGCTGGCGTACACCTGGGTGGTGAACCGCCCGGTTGGTATGGTCGACTTCCTGGAGATGCCGGCGCTACAATGGATGAGAGAATGGTGGAAACGTGGCTGGGATTTCGACAAGCTGTATAACATCATACTGGTGTACCCGCTGGTGTACCTGTCGCGGTTGAATAAACGCGATGTCATAGACTCATTTTATTCCGGGCTGGCAGCATTTACAGAATGGTGCCACGACGTACTGGCCCGTACCCAGAGTGGCTTGTTGCGCTGGTATATTATGGGTGTAGTGATGGGGGCGGTGGCTATACTATCTGTATTGATCTGGAGAATATACTTATAACCTCATAATCCAATAACCATGATACTGCTGTTGCTTATACTGATACCATTTGTTGCTGCATTGCTCTCCTGGGCCGCGGGAGCGAAGAGCCATGGCGCCAGCCGCTGGATAGCGCTGTGCAGTATGCTGGTAAACCTGGGGATCGTGATTGGCATATGGATGAATCATTCGCAGGCGCCCGGGCAATGGTGGTATATCTACAAAGTTGACTGGGTACCGCATTTCGGCATCAGCCTTCACCTTGCACTGGATGGCCTGAACCTGCTGATGCTGGCACTGACTTTCTTCCTTGGTGCACTTTCGGTGATGATTTCCTGGAAAGAAATAAATACCCGCGTCGGATTCTTTCATTTCAATCTCTTGTTTGTATTGTGCGGAATTACCGGTGTATTTCTGACAATGGACCTTTTTATGTTCTATTTTTTCTGGGAGATGATGTTAATCCCTATGTATTTCCTGATAGGTATCTGGGGACATGAGCGCCGTGAATACGCTGCCAACAAATTCTTCCTCTTCACGCAGGCGGGCGGCCTCTTGATGTTGCTGGCCATCCTGGGATTGTATTTCATACATGCAGCTAACACCAACGTATATACGTTCAATTATTTTGATCTCCTGCATACATCCATGGACCATGCTACGGCCCGTTGGCTGATGCTGGGCTTCCTGGTTGGTTTCCTGGTGAAGCTGCCGGCGGTGCCATTTCACACCTGGCTGCCGGATGCCCATACCGAAGCGCCTACGGCTGGAAGTGTTGTGCTGGCGGGGCTGCTGCTGAAAACGGGCGCTTATGGTATTCTGCGCTTCGTATTGCCGCTATTCCCGGCGGCATCAGCAGAAATAGCACCGGTAGCAATGTTACTGGGGGTAGTAGGCATTCTGTACGGCGGTGTGCTGGCTTTTGCCCAGATGGATCTCAAACGTCTCATTGCTTACACCAGTGTAAGCCATATGGGATTTGTATTGCTTGGCGCTTTCGCTTTCAACAGCATCGCTTATCAGGGAGTGGTGATGCAAATGATCACGCATGGCATAAGTACCGGTGCCTTGTTTATTTTGGCCGGTGCGTTGTATGAACGTATACATACCCGTAATCTCCACGAAATGGGCGGCCTCTGGTTAAAGATTCCCCTGATGGGCACTGCTACCATGATATTCGTTATGGCCTCGCTCGGGCTGCCAGGCCTCGGCAATTTCGTCGCGGAGTTCCTGGTGCTACTCGGCAGCTGGCAGGCCAGTCATCTGCTTACTATACTCGCTACAACGGGCCTCGTAATAGCTACTATATACTCTCTGCGCATCATGCAGCGGGTTTTCTTCGGCCCCTGCGACCGTCAGTACGCGCTCCCCGATCTGGGTGGACGGGAACTGGTGATTATTGTAGCGTTGATCCTGGTAATATGCTGGTTAGGATTTCATCCTCAACCGGTGCTTCATACATCACAAAATATAGGTTATGTCGTTCGCTGATTTTATGAGCCTCGGCCCACTGATCACGCTATGTGCAGCTGCGGTATTGATGATGCTGCTGGTGGCTGCCTGGCGTAATCACCGTATCGTATATACGTTCACGTTAATCGCTTTCCTGATGACGATGGCGTCCGTTATACCGGCTATTGCGTATATCCCGCATGTGATACCACCACTGCTGGTGATCGACGAATTTTCCCTGTTTAATTCCGGTCTTATACTGGTGGCGGCGTTTATCATCCTCCTGATGTCGTTCAATTACTTTGAAGAACGGGAGGAACGGAAAGAAGAGTATTATATACTATTGCTGCTCGCCACCATCGGCGCTTTGGTGCTCGTAGTCAGCAGGCACTTTATGTCGCTGTTCCTGGGCCTCGAAATACTCAGTGTAAGTCTTTATGGATTGATTGCCTATCTGCGTGCCCGCGAACGCTCCGACGAAGCTGGGATCAAATACCTGATGCTGGCTGCTTTGTCATCAGCGTTCCTGCTGTTCGGTATGGCGCTGGTGTATGCTTTCACCGGGCATATGGATTTCCCCGGCATCGGTGCTGCACTGCGGCAGGCTGGCTACCTCCCGGTAAGCGTGATGGCTGGTTTCGGGCTGATGCTGATCGGTGTTGGATTTAAGCTGGGCATCGTTCCGTTTCATATGTGGGCGCCGGATATATACGAAGGCGCACCGCTTCCGGTCGCTGCGTTCATCGCTACTGTCTCCAAAGGGGCCATGCTGGTATTGCTGATCCGCTTCTACCAGGATATTCACGGTAACGACTACCCGATGATCTGGTGGATCGTGGCTATCATTGCCGTGGCATCTATGTTTGCAGGCAACTGGCTGGCTTTAACCCAGCAGAACGTCAAACGTATACTCGCTTATTCTTCCATCGCACAGATGGGATACATCCTCGTAGCATTTTTATCGGGGGTGCAAACCGGTTTGGAAGCGTTGGCTTTTTACCTCGTAGCCTATTTTATCACTACTATCGGCGCTTTTGGAGTCGTAATTGTGATGTCGAGCAGTGTTCAGGACGCAGAAACGATCCGGGATTATAAAGGGCTTTTCTGGCGCTATCCCTGGGTGGCTACTGTTTTCACTGCCATGTTATTATCCCTCGCCGGAATTCCGCTGACTGCCGGTTTTATCGGGAAGTTTTATGTGATCATGGCCGGAGTGAATGGTCACCAGTGGTTCCTGTTAT
The genomic region above belongs to Chitinophaga sp. 180180018-3 and contains:
- the nuoL gene encoding NADH-quinone oxidoreductase subunit L — encoded protein: MFPVLIPLIPFVSALLLMLGWIRLGRISVAVIGCGSIGIVALLAILTAFQFASGGEQAIVQHAGNWITAGNLKVGLDFRLDALSVVFVLIITVVGFLIHVYASGYMSDDPDYARFFACMNLFVGAMLVLVMADNLLLLYFGWEGVGLCSYLLIGFWYKDPANGQAARKAFIVTRIGDTAMAIALFMLFSHIGSLNIPDILVSSTEIWSKGDTVVTCIALLLLGGAVGKSAQLPLQTWLPDAMAGPTPVSALIHAATMVTAGVYLIARMHTLFELAPAAQLTTAIIGALTLVLAGFSALVQTDIKRVLAYSTISQIGYMFLALGCGAWSAAVFHFATHAFFKALLFMGAGAVIVALHHEQNMFRMGGLRKQLKAVYWVFLIGSASLAAIPFITAGFYSKDQIIWLSWAATNGHVGLWLAALLGTLLTGMYTFRMFFLVFYGDIKTTVHHLPGNSMMIPLYVLAVLSTIAGFIELPPALGHVTLFSSWMQPVLPAVAILHHSTALEWTSMGLSALLGLSGIGLAYTWVVNRPVGMVDFLEMPALQWMREWWKRGWDFDKLYNIILVYPLVYLSRLNKRDVIDSFYSGLAAFTEWCHDVLARTQSGLLRWYIMGVVMGAVAILSVLIWRIYL
- the nuoM gene encoding NADH-quinone oxidoreductase subunit M gives rise to the protein MILLLLILIPFVAALLSWAAGAKSHGASRWIALCSMLVNLGIVIGIWMNHSQAPGQWWYIYKVDWVPHFGISLHLALDGLNLLMLALTFFLGALSVMISWKEINTRVGFFHFNLLFVLCGITGVFLTMDLFMFYFFWEMMLIPMYFLIGIWGHERREYAANKFFLFTQAGGLLMLLAILGLYFIHAANTNVYTFNYFDLLHTSMDHATARWLMLGFLVGFLVKLPAVPFHTWLPDAHTEAPTAGSVVLAGLLLKTGAYGILRFVLPLFPAASAEIAPVAMLLGVVGILYGGVLAFAQMDLKRLIAYTSVSHMGFVLLGAFAFNSIAYQGVVMQMITHGISTGALFILAGALYERIHTRNLHEMGGLWLKIPLMGTATMIFVMASLGLPGLGNFVAEFLVLLGSWQASHLLTILATTGLVIATIYSLRIMQRVFFGPCDRQYALPDLGGRELVIIVALILVICWLGFHPQPVLHTSQNIGYVVR
- a CDS encoding NADH-quinone oxidoreductase subunit N produces the protein MSFADFMSLGPLITLCAAAVLMMLLVAAWRNHRIVYTFTLIAFLMTMASVIPAIAYIPHVIPPLLVIDEFSLFNSGLILVAAFIILLMSFNYFEEREERKEEYYILLLLATIGALVLVVSRHFMSLFLGLEILSVSLYGLIAYLRARERSDEAGIKYLMLAALSSAFLLFGMALVYAFTGHMDFPGIGAALRQAGYLPVSVMAGFGLMLIGVGFKLGIVPFHMWAPDIYEGAPLPVAAFIATVSKGAMLVLLIRFYQDIHGNDYPMIWWIVAIIAVASMFAGNWLALTQQNVKRILAYSSIAQMGYILVAFLSGVQTGLEALAFYLVAYFITTIGAFGVVIVMSSSVQDAETIRDYKGLFWRYPWVATVFTAMLLSLAGIPLTAGFIGKFYVIMAGVNGHQWFLLFMLVINSVIGLYYYIRLVAAMFSVPASGQETTVVPALPAAGNITLVILTILLIGLGVYPTAMMQLIQQMMRILV